A single window of Xylocopilactobacillus apicola DNA harbors:
- a CDS encoding DNA-3-methyladenine glycosylase: MQRINSSFFTGRSTSEITRDLLGKKLVYLTPRGLIAVWIVEVESYLGVNDSAAHAYNGRRSHFVSGIKKSQQDLINYGWKR, from the coding sequence ATGCAACGAATAAATTCATCATTTTTTACTGGTCGGAGTACTTCCGAAATTACGCGAGATCTTTTGGGAAAAAAATTAGTTTATCTTACTCCCAGAGGTTTGATCGCTGTCTGGATTGTTGAAGTCGAGAGTTACCTGGGTGTTAACGATTCCGCAGCGCATGCCTACAATGGGCGCCGCTCACATTTTGTTAGTGGCATCAAAAAATCGCAACAGGATTTGATAAATTATGGATGGAAAAGATAA